In a single window of the Rattus norvegicus strain BN/NHsdMcwi chromosome 6, GRCr8, whole genome shotgun sequence genome:
- the Pomt2 gene encoding protein O-mannosyl-transferase 2, producing MFYASGRLLAAREATTLYAPPRARGPALRGKRRELQIPWHLETPSYDSLTGQRTRPGVPPARRVILRKGRMPPAIGGGLAGSELRPRRGRSVQQAARAVSRDVVPEAATRKLKRPAWSSRRFQAAGWWATLAVVTLLSFATRFHRLDQPAHICWDETHFGKMGSYYINRTFFFDVHPPLGKMLIGLAGYLSGYDGTFLFQKPGDRYEHHSYMGMRGFCAFLGSWLIPFAYLTVLDLSKSFPAALLTAALLTCDTGCLTLSQYILLDPILMFFIMAAMLSMVKYNSFANRPFSAPWWFWLSLTGISLAGALGVKFVGLFIIVQVGLNTISDLWHLFGDLSLSLVTVGKHLTARILCLIVLPLVLYVTIFAVHVMVLNKSGPGDGFFSSAFQARLSGNSLHNASIPEHLAYGSVITVKNLRMAIGYLHSHRHLYPEGIGARQQQVTTYLHKDYNNLWIIKKYNTNTDPLDPSFPVEFVRHGDIIRLEHKETTRNLHSHYHEAPLTRKHYQVTGYGINGTGDSNDFWRIEVVNRKFGNRIKVLRSRIRFIHLVTGCVLGSSGKILPKWGWEQLEVTCNPYLKETSNSIWNIEEHINPKLPNISLDVLQPSFPEILLESHMVMIRGNNGLKPKDNEFTSKPWHWPINYQGLRFSGANDTDFRVYLLGNPVVWWLNLVSLVLYLLTGSTIAIAMQRGIQLPAELQGLTKLLLRGGGQLLLGWTLHYFPFFLMGRVLYFHHYFPAMLFSSMLTGLLWDTLLRFCAWALAPSPLGRRIHMVGILSLLLATAYSFYLFHPLAYGMVGPLAQEPESPMAGLRWLESWDF from the exons ATGTTTTACGCCTCAGGCCGCCTCTTAGCCGCCCGGGAGGCCACCACACTCTACGCCCCTCCCAGAGCCCGGGGCCCGGCACTCCGCGGCAAACGGAGGGAACTACAAATCCCATGGCACCTCGAGACGCCCTCTTACGACTCCTTGACGGGGCAGCGGACAAGACCCGGCGTGCCTCCGGCCCGGAGGGTGATCCTTAGAAAGGGGAGGATGCCGCCGGCCATAGGCGGTGGCCTAGCGGGCTCGGAGCTGCGTCCCCGTAGGGGCCGCAGTGTGCAGCAGGCTGCCAGAGCCGTGAGCCGAGACGTGGTCCCCGAGGCTGCAACGCGGAAACTTAAACGGCCTGCTTGGAGCTCGCGGCGCTTCCAGGCGGCAGGCTGGTGGGCCACGCTGGCTGTGGTGACGCTGCTGTCCTTTGCCACCCGCTTTCACAGGCTGGACCAGCCGGCACATATCTG ttGGGATGAGACTCACTTTGGAAAAATGGGAAGTTACTACATTAACCGCACCTTTTTCTTCGATGTGCACCCACCACTGGGAAAG ATGCTGATTGGCCTTGCTGGCTACCTGAGTGGATATGATGGTACCTTTTTGTTCCAGAAGCCTGGGGACCGATACGAGCACCACAGCTACATGGGGATGAGAGGG TTCTGTGCTTTCCTGGGTTCCTGGCTGATCCCCTTTGCCTACCTCACTGTACTGGATCTGTCCAAGTCCTTCCCAGCAGCACTGCTCACCGCTGCCCTGCTCACCTGTG ACACGGGATGCCTCACTCTGTCCCAGTACATCCTCCTTGACCCCATCCTGATGTTCTTCATCATGGCTGCCATGCTGAGCATGGTCAAGTACAACTCCTTCGCTAACAG GCCTTTCTCTGCCCCCTGGTGGTTCTGGCTCAGCCTGACTGGCATTAGTCTTGCTGGCGCTTTAGGGGTCAAATTTGTTGGCCTCTTTATCATTGTGCAAGTGGGGTTGAACACCATCTCAGACCTCTGGCACCTGTTTGGAGACCTCAGTCTTTCACTG GTGACTGTGGGGAAACACCTGACTGCTCGCATCCTGTGCCTCATAGTGCTGCCCTTGGTGCTCTATGTGACCATTTTTGCTGTTCATGTCATGGTGCTGAATAAAAG TGGTCCTGGTGATGGCTTCTTCAGTTCTGCCTTTCAAGCCCGACTTTCAGGGAACAGCCTTCACAATGCTTCTATCCCTGAAC ACTTGGCGTATGGCTCTGTAATCACTGTGAAGAACCTCCGGATGGCCATCGGCTACCTTCACTCCCACAGGCACCTCTACCCTGAGGGCATTGGTGCACGCCAGCAGCAG GTTACCACCTATTTGCATAAGGACTACAACAACCTGTGGATTATCAAGAAATACAATACCAACACAG ATCCTCTAGACCCTTCCTTCCCAGTGGAGTTTGTCAGACATGGGGACATCATACGACTAGAACACAAAGA AACTACTCGGAACCTGCACAGTCACTATCATGAGGCTCCCCTGACCCGGAAGCACTATCAGGTCACTGGCTATGGCATA AATGGGACAGGGGACTCAAATGACTTCTGGAGGATTGAAGTTGTAAATAGAAAATTTGGGAACCGGATCAAGGTACTGAGAAGTCGAATTCGCTTCATCCATTTGGTTACAGGTTGTGTCCTGGGATCTTCAGGAAAGATTCTGCCTAAGTG GGGCTGGGAGCAGTTGGAAGTTACTTGTAATCCGTACTTAAAAGAAACCAGTAACTCCATTTGGAACATAGAAGAACATATCAATCCCAAAC TGCCAAACATCAGCCTGGATGTGCTGCAACCCAGTTTTCCTGAGATCTTGCTGGAGTCCCACATGGTCATGATCCGG GGAAACAATGGcctcaaacctaaggacaatgaGTTTACATCCAAACCCTGGCACTGGCCTATCAATTATCAG GGCCTGCGCTTCTCAGGGGCCAATGACACGGACTTCCGAGTCTATCTGCTCGGCAACCCT GTGGTCTGGTGGCTCAACCTGGTGAGCCTCGTCCTCTACCTCCTCACGGGCAGCACCATTGCCATCGCCATGCAGAGAGGGATACAGCTGCCTGCAGAGTTGCAAG GGCTGACCAAGCTGCTGCTGCGAGGAGGCGGCCAGCTGCTCCTGGGATGGACGCTCCATTACTtccctttcttcctgatgggccgCGTCCTCTACTTCCACCACTACTTCCCAGCCATGCTCTTTTCCAGCATGTTGACAG GTCTCCTGTGGGATACTCTTCTGCGGTTCTGTGCCTGGGCCTTGGCCCCTTCTCCCCTGGGTAGGAGAATACATATGGTGGGAATCCTgagcctgcttctggcaactGCCTACAG CTTCTACCTCTTTCACCCTCTGGCTTATGGGATGGTTGGTCCCCTAGCCCAGGAACCTGAGAGTCCAATGGCAGGACTGAGGTGGCTGGAATCATGGGACTTTTGA
- the Pomt2 gene encoding protein O-mannosyl-transferase 2 isoform X1, with protein MFYASGRLLAAREATTLYAPPRARGPALRGKRRELQIPWHLETPSYDSLTGQRTRPGVPPARRVILRKGRMPPAIGGGLAGSELRPRRGRSVQQAARAVSRDVVPEAATRKLKRPAWSSRRFQAAGWWATLAVVTLLSFATRFHRLDQPAHICWDETHFGKMGSYYINRTFFFDVHPPLGKMLIGLAGYLSGYDGTFLFQKPGDRYEHHSYMGMRGFCAFLGSWLIPFAYLTVLDLSKSFPAALLTAALLTCDTGCLTLSQYILLDPILMFFIMAAMLSMVKYNSFANRPFSAPWWFWLSLTGISLAGALGVKFVGLFIIVQVGLNTISDLWHLFGDLSLSLVTVGKHLTARILCLIVLPLVLYVTIFAVHVMVLNKSGPGDGFFSSAFQARLSGNSLHNASIPEHLAYGSVITVKNLRMAIGYLHSHRHLYPEGIGARQQQVTTYLHKDYNNLWIIKKYNTNTDPLDPSFPVEFVRHGDIIRLEHKETTRNLHSHYHEAPLTRKHYQVTGYGINGTGDSNDFWRIEVVNRKFGNRIKVLRSRIRFIHLVTGCVLGSSGKILPKWGWEQLEVTCNPYLKETSNSIWNIEEHINPKHESS; from the exons ATGTTTTACGCCTCAGGCCGCCTCTTAGCCGCCCGGGAGGCCACCACACTCTACGCCCCTCCCAGAGCCCGGGGCCCGGCACTCCGCGGCAAACGGAGGGAACTACAAATCCCATGGCACCTCGAGACGCCCTCTTACGACTCCTTGACGGGGCAGCGGACAAGACCCGGCGTGCCTCCGGCCCGGAGGGTGATCCTTAGAAAGGGGAGGATGCCGCCGGCCATAGGCGGTGGCCTAGCGGGCTCGGAGCTGCGTCCCCGTAGGGGCCGCAGTGTGCAGCAGGCTGCCAGAGCCGTGAGCCGAGACGTGGTCCCCGAGGCTGCAACGCGGAAACTTAAACGGCCTGCTTGGAGCTCGCGGCGCTTCCAGGCGGCAGGCTGGTGGGCCACGCTGGCTGTGGTGACGCTGCTGTCCTTTGCCACCCGCTTTCACAGGCTGGACCAGCCGGCACATATCTG ttGGGATGAGACTCACTTTGGAAAAATGGGAAGTTACTACATTAACCGCACCTTTTTCTTCGATGTGCACCCACCACTGGGAAAG ATGCTGATTGGCCTTGCTGGCTACCTGAGTGGATATGATGGTACCTTTTTGTTCCAGAAGCCTGGGGACCGATACGAGCACCACAGCTACATGGGGATGAGAGGG TTCTGTGCTTTCCTGGGTTCCTGGCTGATCCCCTTTGCCTACCTCACTGTACTGGATCTGTCCAAGTCCTTCCCAGCAGCACTGCTCACCGCTGCCCTGCTCACCTGTG ACACGGGATGCCTCACTCTGTCCCAGTACATCCTCCTTGACCCCATCCTGATGTTCTTCATCATGGCTGCCATGCTGAGCATGGTCAAGTACAACTCCTTCGCTAACAG GCCTTTCTCTGCCCCCTGGTGGTTCTGGCTCAGCCTGACTGGCATTAGTCTTGCTGGCGCTTTAGGGGTCAAATTTGTTGGCCTCTTTATCATTGTGCAAGTGGGGTTGAACACCATCTCAGACCTCTGGCACCTGTTTGGAGACCTCAGTCTTTCACTG GTGACTGTGGGGAAACACCTGACTGCTCGCATCCTGTGCCTCATAGTGCTGCCCTTGGTGCTCTATGTGACCATTTTTGCTGTTCATGTCATGGTGCTGAATAAAAG TGGTCCTGGTGATGGCTTCTTCAGTTCTGCCTTTCAAGCCCGACTTTCAGGGAACAGCCTTCACAATGCTTCTATCCCTGAAC ACTTGGCGTATGGCTCTGTAATCACTGTGAAGAACCTCCGGATGGCCATCGGCTACCTTCACTCCCACAGGCACCTCTACCCTGAGGGCATTGGTGCACGCCAGCAGCAG GTTACCACCTATTTGCATAAGGACTACAACAACCTGTGGATTATCAAGAAATACAATACCAACACAG ATCCTCTAGACCCTTCCTTCCCAGTGGAGTTTGTCAGACATGGGGACATCATACGACTAGAACACAAAGA AACTACTCGGAACCTGCACAGTCACTATCATGAGGCTCCCCTGACCCGGAAGCACTATCAGGTCACTGGCTATGGCATA AATGGGACAGGGGACTCAAATGACTTCTGGAGGATTGAAGTTGTAAATAGAAAATTTGGGAACCGGATCAAGGTACTGAGAAGTCGAATTCGCTTCATCCATTTGGTTACAGGTTGTGTCCTGGGATCTTCAGGAAAGATTCTGCCTAAGTG GGGCTGGGAGCAGTTGGAAGTTACTTGTAATCCGTACTTAAAAGAAACCAGTAACTCCATTTGGAACATAGAAGAACATATCAATCCCAAAC ATGAGTCCAGTTGA
- the Gstz1 gene encoding maleylacetoacetate isomerase isoform X2, translating to MNYNSQSSGGGGGASPKEGTPSSPTFALWTPLGLSHLLVLRTDFLGWPTGEMQAGKPVLYSYFRSSCSWRVRIALALKGIDYEIVPINLIKDGGQQFSEEFQTLNPMKQVPALKIDGITIGQSLAILEYLEETRPIPRLLPQDPQKRAIVRMISDLIASGIQPLQNLSVLKQVGQENQMPWAQKAITSGFNDSAQCPGLALDCRSVDAKPWRG from the exons AtgaactacaactcccagagctcaggaggcgGGGGCGGGGCCAGCCCGAAGGAGGGAACGCCATCTAGTCCAACCTTCGCTCTCTGGACCCCGCTAGGCCTCAGTCATCTTCTAGTCCTGAGAACTGACTTTCTTGGCTGGCCGACGGGCGAGATGCAAGCCGGGAAG CCTGTTCTCTATTCCTATTTCCGAAGCTCCTGTTCATGGAGAGTTCGAATTG CTCTGGCGTTAAAAGGCATTGACTATGAGATAGTGCCCATCAACCTCATAAAGGATGGCGGGCAACAG ttctccGAGGAATTTCAGACCCTGAATCCCATGAAGCAAGTGCCAGCACTGAAGATTGATGGAATCACCATTGGCCAGTCA CTGGCCATCCTGGAGTACCTGGAAGAGACTCGACCCATCCCACGGCTCCTGCCCCAGGACCCACAGAAAAGAGCCATCGTGCGCATGATTTCTGACCTCATCGCCAGTGGCATCCAGCCCCTTCAG AACCTGTCTGTCCTGAAGCAAGTGGGACAGGAGAACCAGATGCCTTGGGCCCAAAAGGCTATTACTTCCGGCTTTAATG ACTCTGCCCAATGCCCTGGCCTAGCTCTTGATTGTCGGTCTGTGGATGCCAAGCCCTGGAGAGGCTGA
- the Gstz1 gene encoding maleylacetoacetate isomerase, which produces MQAGKPVLYSYFRSSCSWRVRIALALKGIDYEIVPINLIKDGGQQFSEEFQTLNPMKQVPALKIDGITIGQSLAILEYLEETRPIPRLLPQDPQKRAIVRMISDLIASGIQPLQNLSVLKQVGQENQMPWAQKAITSGFNALEKILQSTAGKYCVGDEVSMADVCLAPQVANAERFKVDLSPYPTISHINKALLALEAFQVSHPCRQPDTPAELRT; this is translated from the exons ATGCAAGCCGGGAAG CCTGTTCTCTATTCCTATTTCCGAAGCTCCTGTTCATGGAGAGTTCGAATTG CTCTGGCGTTAAAAGGCATTGACTATGAGATAGTGCCCATCAACCTCATAAAGGATGGCGGGCAACAG ttctccGAGGAATTTCAGACCCTGAATCCCATGAAGCAAGTGCCAGCACTGAAGATTGATGGAATCACCATTGGCCAGTCA CTGGCCATCCTGGAGTACCTGGAAGAGACTCGACCCATCCCACGGCTCCTGCCCCAGGACCCACAGAAAAGAGCCATCGTGCGCATGATTTCTGACCTCATCGCCAGTGGCATCCAGCCCCTTCAG AACCTGTCTGTCCTGAAGCAAGTGGGACAGGAGAACCAGATGCCTTGGGCCCAAAAGGCTATTACTTCCGGCTTTAATG CTCTGGAGAAGATCCTGCAAAGCACAGCAGGGAAGTACTGTGTAGGAGATGAG GTGTCCATGGCTGATGTGTGCTTAGCGCCCCAAGTGGCAAATGCTGAAAG GTTCAAGGTGGACCTAAGCCCCTACCCTACCATCAGTCACATCAACAAGGCACTGCTGGCCTTAGAGGCTTTCCAAGTGTCTCACCCCTGTCGACAGCCAGATACACCGGCCGAGCTGAGGACTTAG
- the Gstz1 gene encoding maleylacetoacetate isomerase isoform X1, whose protein sequence is MASKPVLYSYFRSSCSWRVRIALALKGIDYEIVPINLIKDGGQQFSEEFQTLNPMKQVPALKIDGITIGQSLAILEYLEETRPIPRLLPQDPQKRAIVRMISDLIASGIQPLQNLSVLKQVGQENQMPWAQKAITSGFNALEKILQSTAGKYCVGDEVSMADVCLAPQVANAERFKVDLSPYPTISHINKALLALEAFQVSHPCRQPDTPAELRT, encoded by the exons ATGGCTAGCAAG CCTGTTCTCTATTCCTATTTCCGAAGCTCCTGTTCATGGAGAGTTCGAATTG CTCTGGCGTTAAAAGGCATTGACTATGAGATAGTGCCCATCAACCTCATAAAGGATGGCGGGCAACAG ttctccGAGGAATTTCAGACCCTGAATCCCATGAAGCAAGTGCCAGCACTGAAGATTGATGGAATCACCATTGGCCAGTCA CTGGCCATCCTGGAGTACCTGGAAGAGACTCGACCCATCCCACGGCTCCTGCCCCAGGACCCACAGAAAAGAGCCATCGTGCGCATGATTTCTGACCTCATCGCCAGTGGCATCCAGCCCCTTCAG AACCTGTCTGTCCTGAAGCAAGTGGGACAGGAGAACCAGATGCCTTGGGCCCAAAAGGCTATTACTTCCGGCTTTAATG CTCTGGAGAAGATCCTGCAAAGCACAGCAGGGAAGTACTGTGTAGGAGATGAG GTGTCCATGGCTGATGTGTGCTTAGCGCCCCAAGTGGCAAATGCTGAAAG GTTCAAGGTGGACCTAAGCCCCTACCCTACCATCAGTCACATCAACAAGGCACTGCTGGCCTTAGAGGCTTTCCAAGTGTCTCACCCCTGTCGACAGCCAGATACACCGGCCGAGCTGAGGACTTAG
- the Gstz1 gene encoding maleylacetoacetate isomerase isoform X3: MKQVPALKIDGITIGQSLAILEYLEETRPIPRLLPQDPQKRAIVRMISDLIASGIQPLQNLSVLKQVGQENQMPWAQKAITSGFNALEKILQSTAGKYCVGDEVSMADVCLAPQVANAERFKVDLSPYPTISHINKALLALEAFQVSHPCRQPDTPAELRT; this comes from the exons ATGAAGCAAGTGCCAGCACTGAAGATTGATGGAATCACCATTGGCCAGTCA CTGGCCATCCTGGAGTACCTGGAAGAGACTCGACCCATCCCACGGCTCCTGCCCCAGGACCCACAGAAAAGAGCCATCGTGCGCATGATTTCTGACCTCATCGCCAGTGGCATCCAGCCCCTTCAG AACCTGTCTGTCCTGAAGCAAGTGGGACAGGAGAACCAGATGCCTTGGGCCCAAAAGGCTATTACTTCCGGCTTTAATG CTCTGGAGAAGATCCTGCAAAGCACAGCAGGGAAGTACTGTGTAGGAGATGAG GTGTCCATGGCTGATGTGTGCTTAGCGCCCCAAGTGGCAAATGCTGAAAG GTTCAAGGTGGACCTAAGCCCCTACCCTACCATCAGTCACATCAACAAGGCACTGCTGGCCTTAGAGGCTTTCCAAGTGTCTCACCCCTGTCGACAGCCAGATACACCGGCCGAGCTGAGGACTTAG